One Bacillota bacterium DNA window includes the following coding sequences:
- a CDS encoding gfo/Idh/MocA family oxidoreductase — protein sequence MKIGLISFAHLHAYSYASQLKTLPGAEFGGIYDELPARARLQAAKFGVPWLGRLEDLLAAV from the coding sequence ATGAAAATCGGGCTGATAAGCTTCGCCCATCTCCATGCGTACTCGTATGCCTCCCAACTCAAGACCCTGCCGGGGGCCGAGTTCGGGGGCATCTATGACGAGTTACCCGCAAGGGCCAGGCTGCAGGCCGCGAAGTTTGGCGTTCCCTGGCTCGGGCGGCTCGAGGACCTGCTGGCCGCGGTGGA